In Rutidosis leptorrhynchoides isolate AG116_Rl617_1_P2 chromosome 2, CSIRO_AGI_Rlap_v1, whole genome shotgun sequence, one genomic interval encodes:
- the LOC139890435 gene encoding secreted RxLR effector protein 161-like, with protein MRFFLGIEVLERSDVIFICQRKYAREILERFDMINNNGVCNPSTVGYKLNKDEGGIKVDVTQFKQIIGSLMYLSATRPDIMFAVSLISRFMTCPTQMHFSVAKRILKYVKETMDYGVFYRRGMKGDLVGYKDSDYAGDDEDSRSTSGYVFMMSGGGVAWSSKKQPIVTLSSTEAESCVDDKSTI; from the coding sequence ATGAGGTTTTTTTTGGGGATTGAAGTTTTGGAAAGAAGTGATGTCATTTTTATATGCCAGAGGAAGTATGCTAGGGAGATATTGGAACGGTTTGATATGATCAACAACAATGGAGTTTGTAATCCCTCGACTGTGGGATATAAACTCAATAAGGATGAGGGTGGAATTAAAGTAGACGTCACTCAGTTTAAGCAAATTATTGGAAGCTTGATGTACTTATCTGCAACTCGTCCGGACATTATGTTTGCGGTGAGTCTTATTAGTAGATTCATGACATGTCCTACGCAGATGCATTTTTCTGTTGCAAAGCGTATACTTAAGTATGTGAAGGAAACCATGGACTATGGGGTGTTCTATAGAAGGGGTATGAAAGGTGATTTAGTTGGATACAAGGATAGTGACTACGCAGGTGATGATGAAGATAGTAGAAGCACTTCGGGTTATGTTTTTATGATGAGTGGAGGTGGTGTAGCGTGGTCATCTAAGAAGCAACCAATTGTCACTCTTTCATCAACCGAAGCTGAAAGCTGTGTGGATGACAAAAGTACTATCTGA